ACTCATGATTCTCTAAAGATACGGAAACATCTAATACAAAGAGATCTCACCATAGGATaatgccaaaaaaaaaataagctTATCATCTGAAATCTAGACAACAACACTATAGATATATTAGAAGacaaagcaaggagaggcctgtGATTTTGGAGCATATCATATGGTAAATCCTATTAAAAGCTGCAGTTCTATGCTTTCACCTTGCATTTTGATTTCCTTTtttaattatcatcaagttaGCTAATTTCGTTATAATATATGTTTAACTCTATTTTCTAGATACTTTATCTACATGTATACAGATATTCTGTTGTTCAATATAATATAGCATTCTATCAACTATTCATTTGCATGATACTCTCATATGCAGTAACTTCTTGAGCTGTGCCATTTTCCTTGCAAGTTGCAAGACTAAGAGAAAAAAAGATATCCTCATTGTGtgaaaaacatatttaaaaggtTTATTGTACAAGGTATTGGCAGTTTTAAATTTCATCCTTGATGTATTTTAGTTTCGTCATGTCACCATTACCCATTATTAGCCTGAGTTTTATGGCCCTCAAGCTTTACCAATATTCTACCCAACAGATTTATATAGAAAACAAATGAAATATAAATACCCAGCCATTAATGTCATCAGCAATGCAATATTTAAATCCAACTGATGACTTGGTGCAAAAATAGAACTCAAGAAATATAGGGccattgaaaaaggaaagaaagggcTGCAAAGCAAACCTCTACTAAACCTCCTTGAACAACTTCTAAGGAGAGAAAGGTGCGTGTATGATCATCATTTACGAATACCTCCCACTGGTTGAAGTCAATCCAATAACTACGTCAAAACAAGATAAGTTAAAATAAGAAGGTCAGTTGGATAGATACATGTTTCATTTTCATAATagaacaacaataaaaaataactgACTGGTGTCGTGTTTGAAGTTTTTGTCGAAGCATTGAGACCACTGAGTCAATTTGATGAACCCCTATTGGAACAGTTCGTCCCAAACTTATGTGAAACTCCCTTCCCAAGGCAACCTGTTCAAGCTTCTCATCACTTTTGCAGAGGACTTTAAGTGGGAGATCAATGTCAACAACATGAAGATTAGGTTCCTGAGAGGTGACTTTCTTCAAGAAAGTGGCTATTTCTTTTTTTGATGAAGATGAAATATGAACTGCAAAGAACAATAGCAATCTGAGTCCAACATAACTGAATATTATATAGAATAACTCAAAAAACTTTTGAGAACATTGTGAAGGCTATTGAAGTCATAGGAAGAATCATCCAAGTTTAAAATGGGCTTGGCTCAGGGATTGCCCAGAAAAATATGCAGAGACTAAATCACTTTTCGTCCACTTATATTCACATTCTAATCAAACAAATGCCCAATAAATAACAAGGAGATTATTACAAAATTTAGAGGAATATTATTATGTTAACTAGCATTCAAGCATTGAACCAAACAATTACGACTATTGACCACTATCTTTGCCTAAAGAATTAAACTCTTGAATGGAAGAAAATAACTAGTTCATATAGGGATCATATAATATCTAGTATCATGAGAAGAACCATTTCACCAAAAGCAATAAATGGTTTTTGATCTTAACACTACCCATGATAAAATTAAGGAAACCAAAACTTGAATAAGACATGCTAACATTCTTAACATAGGGAACAGTATAGCAAGATCTAATCCATAAACTAGCAATACTTTCCATGAACAAGTACTACAGAACAATTTCAACATCATATCCATAAGGATTCCATAATGTCTAAGTCTAGTTCTTTCTGTTCAAATCCTAACAGAATGTTCTCCAATGATTTTTCTACTTTTCTCTGGCTAATCAATAAGTTTCTACTTGGTAATTCCTAGGTGGAACTCTAAAATAATATCAAGTCCACCGGATGATTATTCCTTTTGAAATTTGATCCTGCACATGCAAAACAATTTTGGAGTTCCTTTTCGTTTATGCTTTCTTCTAAAATCACTACAGTACATCATAATATTTCTCCTACCCCTTCttcaattaattacaaaatttagaGGAAAAGAAATCCATCAGACCCTCGCTATAACAATATTTATAAGGCTCCTTCCAATACAACTCATCACCAGAGGCCAAATAAGgggaaaaaagatgaaaaatgaaATATAGCGGATAACTGTGCTTGTTAATGGAAATCAGATAAGGAGACCATAATCCACTTACTTGGTATGTATACATGTAGGACATAGTTACCATCAACATGAGGGAAACTCCTAACTCTAGTTGTCTGTCCTATTTCCAGATCTTGAGAACCTTCATCAACAAAACAGTGAATTTGTCATCCAAATCATCATACATGCACatgtaaaaaataaagtaaaagtttGTTCAActgcaaaatttaataaaatttgaaacaTATTCTAAGGTTGGTGCAATTAATGAATGTTACAAATTTCTTCATGTATCATCAACCCTCAACCTATCCAAGTAAGACCATATTCCATTCTCTGTTGTACTTTTGTTAAACAACAGCAATGCCTACGACCAACCAAaacgaaaaacaaaaacaaaaacaatacctTATAAATAAATAGTGACTTGTCACATATCACATATCACATATCACGTGTTTAACACATTCATACTTAAATCTCTTTTGTTATGGGATGAATAGAAATCTGATGCCCTTTTGTTACAAGctgaaagaaaataaacttagaaCCAACCATACCAAGCAAACTTAGAGGGTCAAGGAGTGAGATAGGAGGTGGTGGCAACAGTGTGAATTCTTCGGAGCGAGCTTTAGTTGTACATGAAGGGGCAGCTTCAGAATCCGAATCAGAAGATCCATCCCCATAACAAGCCTTCAGTGCCTCCATTGGCTTAATACTCACAGTATAGCAAGGGCGTGAGTGTGAAACCTGAAATTAATATCACAAGAAACCAAAGTAACAAAAGGGCTTACATTGACATATTTTCCTGGCAGATTCAATTCAAtccgataaaaaaaaaaacatattggaACTAAAGAAAAGGATCAGACTCGTATTCTAAGACAACATGCACAAGGCAACAGTGAGGAAGACACAGAGAAAGACGACTGGGGACGGTGACTAGCAGAAAAGAAGATGCCACTCAAAGACAAAGATGACACAATGACTAGAAGAACAAAGCAAGCAGAACACCAGCAGAATTTATGCCAGCCAGCCACAATGAGACCCAAGCTACGAAATGTCGGCTATATCGGTGTCATAGACCTATTGAGTAGAGGAAATTTAGCAAGACACGATGAGCCGTGATCCACTATTGATACCTTGATCTCCTCTCAAAGTTGTCAAATATCCGACGAGGGGgttattgataaaattaaaaaatcatctaCCAGAACCGAAATTCCATGTAACTAATCTCAAGTACCAAAcccaaaaacaaagaacaaagctAACATTAAAGTTTATTATCAATCATGATCAATAAGATTGAACCTAACAACCTTAGATGAAAATTGAAAACCTAACGTAATTTGATCAAACAATATGATCAGCAATTTTATCAACAATTCAATCAGAAACTTGCTCAATAATCAGCAATAACAAATTGATAGCAGAATTTCCCTTATAGCAGCAGCAACATTACCAACAATTCAATCAGAAACTTGCTAAACAATCAGCGATAATACATTGATAGCAGAATTTCCTATATAGCAGCAGCAACATTATCACGTAATCAACAATAGAAGATTAAAACATGAGTACCAAGAAAAAATGGCAGAGGTAGAGAGGTAGAGAGGTAGAGCAGACGAGCTGAGAGGAGGAGGCGGTGGAGCAAAGCTTCACAGAGGAGTAGGAGGAGACGGAGAAGAGAAGCAAAGAGGAGGCGACAGTGGAGCAGAAGAGAGAGGATAAGGCGGAGAAGAAACACCAACAGAGAGAGAACGTGGCGGCGAAAAAGAGGCGCAGCAGAGAGAGGTAGAGGCGAAGGCGGTGAAAAAGTAGCACAAGCTCCCAGCCGACGAAGTAGAGCACACAGAAGTCGGAAAGGAGAGGCGCCGTGCAACGGCGGTGAGCTTTGAGTGGGTCCGTCGAAGAAGTGAATAGCAGAACTGCAGGgggtatttaaataaaaaatttaattatttactccTTTAAAGTTTTCAGGTGAAGTCGATTTCATGTAAAGTTGATACTTCAgagcaattaaatgaaaatttaggcaaattatctaacgattttaaaatattaacttcacgtgaagtcgattgcACCTAAATTTTTACCTAAGATGAATCTTCATAtaaaattttctcattttttatattgaatcaATTATCCAAGTATTGAtataggggtgcacagacccggcaCGGTCCGAAGGCCCAGTTTGGTCCGAACACTTTAGAAACTAATTTGGAGTTCGGGTACGGGTCTAAAAAATAGACCCAGTCATTATTTTGGGTcaggtccgggccatagctcgggtcacccgaagtcggcccggtgatccggtcatcatacacaattaatattttgtattattagtgatggatTATGATTATTCTTacgtgaaatttaagtattgtaaaccttaatattttgtgttattagtcattataagactataagttaatgttttatgtttagaatgcataagattttagactaatacataagattgtgttatttgtattgatttaaatatttggtattattagacaatattagtattgattgtggttatgctttaatattgattgtggttatgctttaattttgaagaatggttggttcttgttatgtttttctaagtgaattttaccatgttaactaatggttggaaccttggaaatttggatatttttacatgctagtttacaagaaggtatcaacgtaatgtaatgttaacggtctggttttcacccggtataattgtggcccgaaagtgtattggtttcatcgggtctagggccgagttcgggtctaataaatagacccggtgtatattttgGGCCGGGTCTggatcacatcaaacccggtttcacccggccTATGTGCACCCCTATATTAATATAGCCATATTTTACTATGATGGACAATTTTAATAGTTAAGTAAGGTGAATTCATTTTAATTTGGATTTAGTTTGAtccttttttctatttataatctTAATTTTATTGTGTAGAgtacttcttctattttcttttttattattttttttgtcgtATCAATTTgtctaaaaaatttataaagcTAGCAGAATAAAAATATCTATACGTACATATACATAAGATAAATGTTTTTTAAAATATCCACCTTACTTAAATTTGTTTAtgcaataaaaatagaataacatttttttttggtaacataagaaaaagaaaacaaattgaTCTAAAAGTCAATCTAAAATAAGGCAAAATAATAGTGTTTGGTTCAAGTTTAAGTTTGTGACCTAAAcgggtaaaaaaataaatttatagagtTCAGTTCCTTTGTTGAAGACATTGCAACCAAGAAAGCATCCATTCTTACAAATTTTTGTTGACCATACCAACTATAATGGTTTCCACCATATATTATTACATATTAAAAATGGCAAGACATGACGAGTCAATTTTGTGCAAAATATAAGATTGGACTCAATAATATAATCGTTATCTAAAGCAATATGAAGCGAGCAAGATCATTGATTTTGTTTTTCGTAGTAGTGTTCAAAAAAGTTTGCTGACACACTTGAAGAGCAATTAGAAAAGTACAATTTTTTGGCTTTAAAGTATCATCAAAACtattaaaatcaagaaagaaaaataaatgaagaaGATGGCAAAGAGGAACCAAAAGAAATGCTTAACACAATGAGATTAGGATTACAAATTAGGGGAGGGACCAAATTGGGTCTAAATTATAATGAATTCACGTCACTTAACTATTGGAACTGTCCAACATAACAAAAGATAGCCACATTAGCATTCCGACAGCTGACTCTGCACCGAAAATAACACAGGAACCACTATAGTGCCGGAGTTCTATCTGAGGGATTACTATAAATTTGAAACTTCGGATTAATTTAAACTCATAGAATGGGTCGCTGATCACTCGTCAGCAAATTTCTCCTTGTTGGCCTTTAAAATAtgagtatacttgaaggtctTTGTCATTGTCGCCTCACGGTCCAACAACTTAgactacaaattaatatatcaacaacaaaaaataaataaacaaattaaacaactaaTTTAAGTAACTACTAAAATATTAAAGAATGACAAAAAACTTACCAGTCTGCTCTTCGTCTTCATGAAGGTCACCGTCCCACCCATATACTTCGACGACCTGGGCAAATCCCTGTTAGTGACGTTTTCAGACGGCAACACTTGAACCTGCCATCATTAGCAAAATAGGCCTCCAGTTTTTTCTTGATGGTTGGACGAATCTACAATGTTAAGTGATCGCGCCCCTGACGAACGTCACTCATCATTTGCTGTAGTCGTTTGGCTGCTCGGTGGTCGTATATCTTTTGGATAATGAGGTTATGCTCCACATTCCATACGAATTTCAACTGCACAAAGTAATTCACAATTACAAAAGTTAGTCGGAATAAGATACAGTTCAAATACAGTTAATTAATTCAACATTATTGGGTTCTTACGGTCCACTTCTGAAACCATCAATCTTTGATCTGAGCCGGGATCTGCGTGTAGGTCAGTCACGGGTGTCGTACATCGACTTAATGACGTCGGTGATCTCCTGTGTACAAGCATTGGAGTTTGGTGCAAACttagcagaaaaaaaaaacataacattCACAAACACATAGAAATGCATACTAAACTTAAGATTAATAAACACATAGAGATGCATAATAAACACATATAAACGCataataaacttaaaattttgtatATACTCACGACTGCATGTCATTGGGCCAAATCCTCAGCAGGATGACAGGCGATGGTGGAGGAGCATCTTGCTGGAGGCATTGGAGGTATCACCTATCGTGGGGTCTGTCATCGCTGGATCTGTAGGAAACGTATCAGAAGGAAGCACGTAATTCGGGTTTGGGACCATGATAAATTGCTGGTCTACTGGATCCACCTGTGATGTCACAAGTATCAACGGGATAGTCAGGATATAGGGCGATGAGATCAACTCGACCTTCTTCATCTACTTGTCGTCATGTCTGCACAGCAAATATATTACTAATAGTAATtgacatatattattattaacataAATCCAACCAATCTCAATTCATAGTATCAGTCAACACACAATTAAACAATATCTATCAACTCTTTTTAACCATACCCCAGCATAATCCATAAAAAAATGAATGAGATTACTAAGACAATGAGCAGAGACCGACACAAATAAATACTTTCAAATTCCAAATGATTATCTATTATCACCAAACAAGTAGAAAACAAGTAAGTAAGCAACACATGTATCAAACTACAAAAAAGCATAATAGTAGATTAATGATATAAGAACTCTACTCACAATAATAAACTAACAAACTAAGAAGCACTAATTCCAAAAGTTCTGAGACATCTTAGGTATACACTCTTCTTTCAAATCAACACACCTTCACAACAATCTAAATCACAGTCCCCTCAAAAGGAGTATTCTTCCATATATTTAAAGCTAATTACATTGATCGAATTATAAAATATACACTACAATATATATcacttaatataatataatacattcatattaatattgcatacataatatttttttaaaaaaaataaaagactatTTCA
The sequence above is drawn from the Arachis hypogaea cultivar Tifrunner chromosome 4, arahy.Tifrunner.gnm2.J5K5, whole genome shotgun sequence genome and encodes:
- the LOC112795600 gene encoding uncharacterized protein, whose amino-acid sequence is MEALKACYGDGSSDSDSEAAPSCTTKARSEEFTLLPPPPISLLDPLSLLGSQDLEIGQTTRVRSFPHVDGNYVLHVYIPIHISSSSKKEIATFLKKVTSQEPNLHVVDIDLPLKVLCKSDEKLEQVALGREFHISLGRTVPIGVHQIDSVVSMLRQKLQTRHHYWIDFNQWEVFVNDDHTRTFLSLEVVQGGLVEITKQIELINAIYKLHSLPEFYKDPRPHISLAWALGDISHSLKNTVNEVSKNCVAKSPNKSIFSCKFKGIECKIGKKIYTVCKISD